One genomic region from Bacillota bacterium encodes:
- the hrcA gene encoding heat-inducible transcriptional repressor HrcA gives MRERSQQILKAIVRDYVRSAEPVASRTVARKYLAGLSPATVRNEMADLEEAGFLEQPHTSAGRVPSDKGYRYFVDYLLDPPEEPAPSLIEEQAASLLELRARRVEALMQEAARVLAEMTDCLSVVTAPQLERLRLQAVHLLPAEGGRALLILVSEEGVVDHRLVDLGEGAAAGPGELETLSALLTRALAGLTLREISGGLLRHLENEVGRFGRVLEALLETLEEEEKGPGGLRIILHGARVLFQQPEFRDAGMVQILLDLLEQEDLLAGLLEAGAWMPQHGVSVAIGRELPLVTVRHFSMVSAPYGAGGTPLGRVGVVGPRRMDYAMVMMAVDEVTRRLESALERMF, from the coding sequence GTGCGGGAACGGAGCCAGCAGATCCTGAAGGCCATCGTACGCGACTACGTGCGCAGCGCCGAGCCCGTGGCCTCGCGCACCGTCGCGAGGAAGTACCTGGCGGGCCTCAGCCCGGCCACCGTACGCAACGAGATGGCCGACCTGGAGGAGGCCGGCTTCCTCGAGCAGCCGCACACCTCCGCCGGCCGCGTCCCCTCCGACAAGGGCTACCGCTACTTCGTCGACTATCTGCTGGACCCGCCCGAGGAGCCGGCCCCCAGCCTGATCGAAGAGCAGGCGGCCTCGCTCCTGGAACTGCGGGCGCGCCGGGTGGAGGCGTTGATGCAGGAGGCGGCGCGGGTGCTGGCCGAGATGACCGACTGCCTCTCGGTGGTGACGGCGCCCCAGCTGGAGCGCCTCCGCCTGCAGGCCGTCCACCTGCTGCCCGCCGAGGGCGGGCGGGCGCTCCTGATCCTGGTCAGCGAGGAGGGCGTGGTCGACCACCGCCTGGTCGACCTGGGCGAGGGGGCGGCGGCCGGCCCCGGGGAGCTGGAGACGCTCTCCGCCCTGCTGACGCGGGCGCTGGCCGGGCTCACCCTGCGCGAGATCTCGGGCGGCCTCCTGCGCCACCTGGAGAACGAGGTGGGTCGCTTCGGGCGCGTCCTGGAGGCGCTTCTGGAGACGCTGGAGGAGGAGGAGAAGGGGCCGGGCGGCCTGCGCATCATCCTGCACGGGGCCCGCGTCCTCTTCCAGCAGCCGGAGTTCCGCGACGCGGGCATGGTGCAGATCCTCCTGGACCTGCTGGAGCAGGAGGATCTGCTGGCGGGCCTGCTGGAGGCCGGCGCCTGGATGCCCCAGCACGGGGTGAGCGTGGCCATCGGCCGCGAGCTGCCGCTGGTGACGGTGCGCCACTTCAGCATGGTGAGCGCGCCCTACGGCGCCGGCGGCACCCCCCTGGGGCGCGTCGGGGTGGTGGGCCCGCGGCGGATGGACTATGCCATGGTGATGATGGCCGTCGACGAGGTGACGCGGCGGCTGGAGTCGGCGCTGGAACGGATGTTCTGA
- a CDS encoding coproporphyrinogen III oxidase family protein, giving the protein RAASDAVVLGLRLRAGVDPEAFGRRFGLALEEAFPGAVRRALASGLAELRGGRLRLTEEGCFLAHRVMVEFLPPAS; this is encoded by the coding sequence GCGCGCCGCCAGCGACGCCGTCGTCCTGGGGTTGAGGCTGCGCGCCGGCGTCGACCCCGAGGCCTTCGGCCGCCGCTTCGGCCTGGCGCTGGAGGAAGCCTTCCCCGGCGCCGTGCGCCGGGCGCTGGCCAGCGGGCTGGCCGAGCTCCGCGGGGGGAGGCTCCGCCTGACCGAGGAGGGGTGCTTCCTCGCCCACCGGGTGATGGTGGAGTTCCTGCCGCCGGCCTCTTAG
- a CDS encoding phosphoribosyltransferase: protein MRKVRLTWESVAEAVDRLVRRLPSDYDALLVVTRGGMVPACLISEKTGMRNILVAAVLFYDDVDHHGEQPVFLQFPPDPFLKGKRILVVDDVWDTGRTVMAVKERVLAAGGRPEVAVLHYKPSRSLFPGEAPDYYDQVLEEWIVYPWEPDGL from the coding sequence ATCCGCAAGGTCCGCCTCACGTGGGAGTCGGTGGCCGAGGCGGTCGACCGCCTGGTGCGGAGGCTGCCCTCGGACTACGACGCGCTCCTGGTGGTGACGCGCGGCGGCATGGTGCCGGCCTGCCTGATCAGCGAGAAGACCGGCATGCGCAACATCCTGGTGGCGGCGGTCCTCTTCTACGACGACGTCGACCACCACGGCGAGCAGCCGGTCTTTCTCCAGTTTCCGCCAGACCCCTTCCTGAAGGGGAAGCGGATCCTGGTGGTGGACGACGTCTGGGACACCGGGCGGACGGTGATGGCGGTGAAGGAGCGGGTTCTGGCCGCCGGCGGACGGCCCGAGGTGGCGGTCCTCCACTACAAGCCCTCCCGCTCCCTCTTCCCCGGCGAGGCGCCCGACTACTACGACCAGGTCCTGGAGGAGTGGATCGTCTATCCCTGGGAACCGGACGGGCTCTGA
- the dnaK gene encoding molecular chaperone DnaK: MGKVIGIDLGTTNSVVAVMEGGDPVVITNAEGSRLTPSVVAFTKAGERLVGQLAKRQAVTNPERTVYSIKRFMGRTYEETAEERARVPYRVERGPNGDTRVRIDDKLYSPQEISAMILQKLKADAEAYLGEKVSQAVITVPAYFNDSQRQATKDAGRIAGLEVLRIINEPTASALAYGLDKQGNQTILVFDLGGGTFDVSLLEVGEGVFEVKATAGNNHLGGDDFDQRIIDWLVQEFRREHGIDLSKDRTALQRLKEAAERAKIELSSATTTSINLPFITAGPEGPLHLDTTLTRARFEELTADLVEATMGPVEQALSDAGLRPEQIDKVLLVGGSTRIPAVQEAVRRRFGKEPFKGINPDEVVAVGAAIQAGVLAGEVKDVLLLDVTPLTLGIETLGGVMTPIIERNTTIPTSKSQVFSTAADGQTQVEIHVLQGERKMAADNKSLGRFLLDGIPPAPRGVPQIEVTFDIDVNGILKVSAKDRGTGREQHITIQASSNLSEEEIQRMVREAEAHAEEDRRRKELADARNAADGAAYAAEKTLRDLGEKVPADEASRVREKIEAVRKAQSGEDLEAIRRATEELNQALMAIGARLYQQGEAATGGNQATGTEGGPTVDTEGR, translated from the coding sequence GTGGGCAAGGTGATCGGCATCGATCTGGGCACGACCAACTCGGTGGTGGCCGTCATGGAGGGCGGCGACCCCGTGGTGATCACCAACGCCGAAGGGAGCCGGCTGACCCCCTCGGTGGTGGCCTTCACCAAGGCCGGCGAGCGCCTGGTCGGGCAGCTGGCCAAGCGGCAGGCGGTCACCAACCCGGAGCGGACGGTCTACTCCATCAAACGCTTCATGGGCCGGACCTACGAGGAGACGGCGGAGGAGCGCGCCCGCGTCCCCTATCGCGTCGAGCGCGGGCCCAACGGCGACACGCGCGTGCGCATCGACGACAAGCTCTACTCGCCGCAGGAGATCTCGGCCATGATCCTGCAGAAGCTGAAGGCGGACGCCGAGGCCTACCTGGGCGAGAAGGTGAGCCAGGCGGTGATCACCGTGCCCGCCTACTTCAACGACAGCCAGCGGCAGGCGACCAAGGACGCCGGCCGCATCGCGGGTCTGGAGGTGCTGCGCATCATCAACGAGCCCACGGCCTCCGCCCTGGCCTACGGGCTCGACAAGCAGGGCAACCAGACCATCCTGGTCTTCGACCTGGGCGGCGGCACCTTCGACGTCTCGCTGCTGGAGGTGGGCGAGGGCGTCTTCGAGGTGAAGGCGACCGCGGGCAACAACCACCTGGGCGGGGACGATTTCGACCAGCGCATCATCGACTGGCTGGTGCAGGAGTTCCGGCGCGAGCACGGGATCGACCTGTCCAAGGACCGGACGGCGCTCCAGCGGCTGAAGGAGGCGGCGGAGCGGGCGAAGATCGAGCTCTCCAGCGCCACCACCACCTCCATCAACCTGCCCTTCATCACCGCCGGGCCCGAGGGGCCGCTCCACCTGGACACCACGCTGACGCGAGCCCGCTTCGAGGAGCTGACCGCCGACCTGGTCGAGGCGACCATGGGCCCGGTGGAGCAGGCGCTCTCCGACGCCGGCCTGCGCCCCGAGCAGATCGACAAGGTGCTCCTGGTCGGCGGCTCCACGCGCATTCCTGCGGTGCAGGAGGCGGTCCGCCGCCGCTTCGGCAAGGAGCCCTTCAAGGGGATCAACCCCGACGAGGTGGTGGCGGTGGGCGCCGCCATCCAGGCCGGCGTCCTGGCGGGCGAGGTGAAGGACGTCCTCCTGCTGGACGTGACGCCGCTCACCCTGGGCATCGAGACGCTGGGCGGGGTGATGACGCCCATCATCGAGAGGAACACCACCATCCCCACGTCCAAGAGCCAGGTCTTCTCCACGGCGGCCGACGGCCAGACGCAGGTGGAGATCCACGTGCTTCAGGGCGAGCGGAAGATGGCCGCGGACAACAAGAGCCTGGGCCGCTTCCTGCTCGACGGCATCCCGCCGGCGCCGCGCGGCGTGCCGCAGATCGAGGTGACCTTCGACATCGACGTCAACGGTATCCTGAAGGTGTCGGCCAAGGACCGGGGCACCGGCCGCGAGCAGCACATCACCATCCAGGCCTCCTCCAACCTGAGCGAGGAGGAGATCCAGCGGATGGTCCGCGAGGCGGAGGCGCACGCCGAGGAGGACCGCCGCCGCAAGGAGCTGGCCGACGCCCGGAACGCGGCCGACGGGGCCGCCTACGCGGCGGAGAAGACGCTCCGCGACCTGGGTGAGAAGGTCCCCGCCGACGAGGCCTCGCGCGTGCGGGAGAAGATCGAGGCGGTGAGAAAGGCCCAGTCGGGCGAGGACCTGGAGGCGATCCGCCGCGCCACCGAGGAGCTGAACCAGGCGCTGATGGCGATCGGCGCCCGCCTCTACCAGCAGGGGGAGGCGGCGACGGGCGGCAACCAGGCCACTGGAACCGAAGGGGGTCCCACCGTCGACACGGAGGGTCGCTGA
- the prmA gene encoding 50S ribosomal protein L11 methyltransferase, which translates to MPVDYIEVRLTVPPEALEAVANLLNEQGSGGVAIDDEREATLRAYFPDDERLEERLRAIRGALSDLVAFFPGMAEWREERRRVREEDWANAWRQFYHATHVGRRLVVVPTWESYQPGLEDVVIRMDPGMAFGTGTHPSTALAMRWIETVLGDEPGPRPPAGDVLDVGTGSGILAIAVALLDPHRRVRALDIDPVAVRVARHNVEENGVGDRVRVELGEAGREPPAAYALLLANLTADLLVENAPHFARLLQPGGLLIASGIVDVYADEVRRQLTAEGLVWEGVRSESGWVAPLLAKAAAPQSPSGSQG; encoded by the coding sequence GTGCCCGTGGACTACATCGAGGTGCGCCTCACCGTACCCCCCGAGGCGCTGGAGGCGGTGGCCAACCTGCTCAACGAGCAGGGTTCGGGCGGCGTGGCCATCGACGACGAGCGGGAGGCGACGTTGCGCGCCTACTTCCCCGACGACGAGCGGCTGGAGGAGCGGCTGCGGGCGATCCGCGGGGCGCTCAGCGACCTGGTCGCCTTCTTCCCGGGCATGGCCGAGTGGCGCGAGGAGCGGCGGCGCGTCCGCGAGGAGGACTGGGCCAACGCCTGGCGCCAGTTCTACCACGCCACCCACGTGGGCCGGCGGCTGGTGGTGGTCCCCACCTGGGAGAGCTACCAGCCCGGCCTGGAAGACGTGGTCATCCGCATGGACCCCGGCATGGCCTTCGGCACCGGCACCCATCCCTCCACGGCGCTGGCCATGCGCTGGATCGAGACGGTCCTGGGCGACGAGCCGGGACCCAGGCCGCCTGCCGGCGACGTGCTGGACGTGGGCACCGGCTCGGGCATCCTGGCCATCGCCGTCGCCCTGCTGGACCCGCACCGGCGGGTGCGGGCCCTGGACATCGACCCCGTGGCGGTGCGCGTGGCGCGCCACAACGTGGAGGAGAACGGCGTGGGCGACCGGGTCCGGGTCGAGCTGGGCGAGGCGGGCCGCGAGCCGCCCGCCGCCTACGCCCTCCTCCTGGCCAACCTGACCGCCGACCTGCTGGTGGAGAACGCGCCCCACTTCGCGCGCCTGCTGCAGCCGGGGGGCCTGCTCATCGCCTCCGGTATCGTCGACGTCTACGCGGACGAGGTCCGCCGCCAGCTGACCGCCGAGGGCCTCGTCTGGGAGGGCGTGCGCAGCGAGAGCGGGTGGGTGGCTCCGCTTCTGGCCAAGGCCGCCGCCCCTCAGAGCCCGTCCGGTTCCCAGGGATAG
- the grpE gene encoding nucleotide exchange factor GrpE, whose amino-acid sequence MEEQEKREEREERDEEAGAGRPGDAEEAREEAAGEEALRRELEQARALAAEYLETAQRLKADFDNYRRRMFQEQARWKADGVAEAVAELLPVADNLERALAAGGENAAALRQGVELTLRQLREALGRLGVEAVESVGHPFDPSVHEAVQRVEGSGRPEGEVVGEIRKGYRMRERLLRPALVAVAAGAEAPAGRAATAGGGETAAGDGESTEGEA is encoded by the coding sequence ATGGAGGAGCAGGAGAAGCGGGAGGAGCGCGAGGAACGCGACGAGGAGGCCGGCGCCGGCCGGCCCGGGGACGCGGAGGAGGCGCGGGAGGAGGCGGCCGGGGAGGAGGCGCTCCGGCGCGAGCTGGAGCAGGCCCGCGCCCTGGCGGCAGAATACCTGGAGACCGCCCAGCGGCTGAAGGCCGACTTCGACAACTACCGCCGGCGGATGTTCCAGGAGCAGGCGCGCTGGAAGGCCGACGGCGTGGCGGAGGCGGTGGCCGAGCTGCTGCCCGTGGCCGACAACCTGGAGCGGGCGCTGGCCGCCGGCGGGGAGAACGCCGCCGCGCTCCGCCAGGGCGTGGAGCTGACGCTCCGCCAGCTGCGCGAGGCGCTCGGGCGCCTGGGCGTGGAGGCGGTGGAGAGCGTCGGCCACCCCTTCGATCCGTCCGTCCACGAGGCGGTGCAGCGGGTGGAGGGGAGCGGGCGCCCCGAGGGCGAGGTGGTCGGGGAGATCCGCAAGGGTTACCGCATGCGCGAACGGCTTCTGCGGCCGGCGCTGGTGGCGGTGGCGGCGGGCGCCGAGGCGCCCGCGGGCCGGGCCGCCACGGCGGGCGGCGGGGAGACGGCCGCCGGCGACGGGGAGAGCACGGAGGGGGAGGCGTGA
- the dnaJ gene encoding molecular chaperone DnaJ, translated as MTDRDYYEVLGVGPNASQEEIKAAFRRLARRYHPDAHPDDPEAEAKFKEINEAYQVLGDPEKRAQYDRFGHAAFRPGAGAEGGAGGGFGGFGVDFDDLGLGDIFESFFGGGPRRRAGPERGRDVVVEATVDFHTAFFGGWQEVEVVREESCPTCGGSGAAPGTGPVRCPRCGGRGQVRSARQTPFGSFVVSSTCPQCGGRGTVIERPCPTCGGRGTARRRKSIRVRIPEGAEEGVRLRVAGEGEAGRAGGPPGDLLVLLHVRPDPRWRRSGADVLLTLPIHYAQAVLGDEVEVEGPRGTERLHIPPGTPSGTEFRIRGKGARRLDQGGFGDLRVRVEIRVPKEVGEEERSLLQRLAELEGRRLSGRDERGFVRRMRDALNM; from the coding sequence ATGACGGACCGCGACTACTACGAGGTGCTGGGCGTCGGCCCGAACGCCTCGCAGGAGGAGATCAAGGCCGCCTTTCGGCGTCTGGCGCGCCGCTACCACCCGGACGCCCATCCGGACGATCCGGAGGCGGAGGCCAAGTTCAAGGAGATCAACGAGGCCTACCAGGTCCTCGGCGACCCCGAGAAGCGCGCCCAGTACGACCGCTTCGGCCACGCCGCCTTCCGGCCCGGGGCGGGGGCGGAGGGCGGCGCCGGCGGGGGTTTCGGCGGCTTCGGCGTCGACTTCGACGACCTGGGGCTGGGCGACATCTTCGAGAGCTTCTTCGGCGGCGGCCCCCGCCGCCGGGCCGGCCCGGAGCGCGGTCGCGACGTGGTGGTGGAGGCGACGGTCGACTTCCACACCGCCTTCTTCGGAGGCTGGCAGGAGGTCGAGGTGGTGCGCGAGGAGAGCTGCCCGACCTGCGGGGGCAGCGGGGCGGCGCCCGGGACGGGACCGGTCCGCTGTCCCCGCTGCGGCGGCCGGGGCCAGGTGCGCAGCGCCCGCCAGACGCCCTTCGGCTCCTTCGTGGTCTCCAGCACCTGCCCGCAGTGCGGCGGGCGCGGCACCGTCATCGAGCGCCCCTGCCCGACCTGCGGCGGCCGGGGGACAGCCCGCCGGAGGAAGTCCATCCGCGTCCGGATCCCCGAGGGGGCGGAGGAGGGCGTCCGCCTGCGCGTGGCCGGCGAGGGCGAGGCGGGCCGTGCGGGAGGCCCGCCGGGCGATCTGCTGGTGCTGCTCCACGTCCGGCCCGACCCGCGCTGGCGGCGCTCGGGCGCCGACGTGCTGCTCACCCTCCCCATCCACTACGCGCAGGCGGTGCTGGGCGACGAGGTCGAGGTGGAGGGGCCGCGCGGGACGGAGCGCTTGCACATTCCGCCCGGAACGCCCTCGGGGACCGAGTTCCGCATCCGCGGCAAGGGCGCGCGGCGGCTCGACCAGGGCGGATTCGGCGACCTGCGCGTGCGGGTGGAGATCCGCGTGCCGAAGGAGGTCGGCGAGGAGGAACGAAGCCTCCTCCAGCGCCTGGCCGAGCTGGAGGGCCGGCGGCTCTCCGGTCGCGACGAGCGGGGCTTCGTGCGGCGCATGCGCGACGCCCTGAACATGTAG